The nucleotide window GTATTTTGGAAATAACCGGATTCTTAAAAAAGCTGCCAACATTAGGAGTATCGGCAGGATCTGGCAGTTTGTTAGTGCGTATTGCTATCACCGCAGCACTCACCAACTCAGGTGTTATTTCTGTTTGCGTCAGATGCGCCAAAGCGGCTCTTAATGCCGGATATTCCACACGTACTTGTGGTCGCTTATTCAGTTTGAATGTCACAGCAGTGATCACATACCGGTCTTTTAGTGCTCCCTTGAAAATGCTATCGCGATAACCAAACTGGCAACTTTGATTGGTAAAAGTGACGCTTAATCCGGAACGAATATCCAGTGCGGTGAGCTCTGTCAGTAATTCTTTTATTTCAACACCATAAGCACCAATATTTTGTATCGGTGCCGCTCCTACACTTCCGGGAATGAGGGATAAATTTTCCAATCCGTAGAGCGCATTCGCCAATGTGTATTCCACCAGTTGATGCCAGTTTTCGCCTGCAGCAACCTGAAGCCATACATGATCATCATCCTCATGCACAATTTCCTTGCCTTGGTGTTTTATGTGAACAACCAAACCGGGAAAATCATCTTGCAGAACAATATTACTGCCACCGCCCAACAAAAGAAGCGATAGATTTTCTGTACGAGCAAATAATAATGCCTCTCGTAGTTCTTCTGTGTTTTTTACGCTAACAAAATAAGCAGCAAATGCAGGCACCGCAAGTGTATTGAATTTCTGCAAATTAAAATGTGGCAAAAAAAGTGGCACGGCGCTTTACCTGTTTAAACATTCATATTAATAACGTTCATGATGAGTGAAGGTTGTGTCGGATGTGTGCCAATAAGCCTTGAGCAGCTTCTTCCACCAAATCAAGTACCAATTCAAATCCATCATTACCGCCATAATAAGGATCAGGGACTTCACGGTATTGTTTACTAGATCCAAAATCCAAAAATAAACCTAAGTACCCTGCATAGTGATCAGGCTTTAATGCTTGCAAAGCGCACAAATTAGCGGCATCCATAGCCAAAATATAATCAAACTCATCAAAGTCTTTGATGAGGACCTGACGGGCACGTAAAAAAGACAAATCATAACCACGTCGTTTCGCAGCAGCGATGGTGCGCACATCCGGTGCTTTGCCAACGTGCCAATCCCCAGTACCTGCGGAATCTATCTGCACTTGTTGATCAAGCTTTTCACGCTTCACCAATTCACGAAGAATGCCGTCGGCTGTTGGAGAGCGGCAGATATTCCCTAAACACACAAATAACACTTTAACCATTGCGCTCACTCTCCATTTTCCAACAATGCTTTGACGCGCAATAAATCAGCCTCTGTATCTACCCCTCCCGGCACTTGTGCGCATGCTTCTGCAATATGTATAGCCTCACCATTTGCCAATACACGCAACTGCTCAAGAGATTCAATTTTTTCCAATACAGCTTGAGGCCAGGTTATGAAACGATTCAGCAAAGCAACACGATACGCATAAATACCTATGTGGCGCTGCACCGGTAATCCAACAGGTAATGTATTAGTCTCTGGCTGCGCGAAATGATCCCTGGGCCACGGGATTGGTGCACGACTGAAATACAGAGCCCTACCCTGCTGGTCAGCTACCGCTTTTACTATATTGGGATTACGAAAATCATCGAGGGTATGAATAGGCTCGCTCAAGGTTGCAACACTCGCATAACGATTTTCTGCCAAGTTTTTTGCTACTTGATTAATTACTGATGAAGGAATTAAGGGTTCATCACCTTGAACATTGACAACAATGTCATCCGCACCAAGCCCTAATTGCGCTGCAACTTCTTGTAAACGATCTGTGCCTGAATTATGCGTAGCTAATGTCATGCAAACATGTGCACCAAAACGTTTAGCAACAGACTCAATACGCGCATCGTCTGTTGCAATAATTACTTTAGCTGCATCACTTTCACATGCACGTTCATATACATGCTGGATCATCGGCTTTCCAGCAATATCTTTGAGCGGCTTCGCGGGTAAACGTGTAGACGCGTAACGTGCAGGAATCACAACATAAAAGCTCATAATCTTAATCCAGAGTAATCGAACATTTACTTCAATAAAGAACGGGATTTTTTATGCCCGATAACCCGCTCCAGTTTTTGGGAAAATGCACTCCAAAAAGACTCGGGTAGCTCTGCACAAACAGATAAGTAAAACCAATTCGCCTGAGCGAAATCACGACATTTAACTGCATCTTTTTCCGTCATAATAACGGGCAATGAATTGGGAAATACCAGATCCTCGGATGCAAATGAGTGATGATCAGGAAAAGAATGCAGTGCCGGATCAAACCCCATGTCTTGCAGGGTGTTACAAAACCGCTGCGGGTTACCAATACCCGCTACCGCATTCACCCTTTTGGGCAAAGTTGATGGTGCTATTGCTTTACCGGTTTGCAATTCAATCAGCTCTACAGGGCGGATAGACATAGGTACATAAAAAAAGGAGGCACGATCCAAACTTTTTAATTCAAAATTTTCAGACGGTGAGTTCACTACCACCCAATCAACTGTTTTTAATCTTGTAGCAGGCTCTCTCAGCGGACCTACTGGTAAACGCCATCCATTACCAAGTCCGCGCAACCCATCGACGACAGCAATCTCGATATCACGCCCCAGACGATAATGCTGCAAACCATCATCACTTAATAAAATATCGCACCCTTGATCTTCCAATAATTTACCACTGGCAATACGGTCTGCCCCAACCACAACAGAAACATTGGTTTGCTGGAAAATAGCTAAAGGCTCATCACCTGCCTCACTTGCCGTGCTGTCCGGGCGCAACAAATATGGGTAGACCGGAGCCTTTCCACCATAGCCGCGGCTTATTACACCGGGGGTATAACCGTTTTGTTTCAGCCAGCGTACCAGCGCAATAATCAGCGGTGTTTTACCTGTTCCACCGACAGATATATTGCCGACAACAATCACAGGTGTCGGCAAGGTTTTTTGCTGATAGCGAAGTATCATAAAGCGCCGCAGGCCAGCCAACAGGACAAATAGCCAGTTCAACGGCAACAGCCACAATGTCCAGCGAGAACCGCCATACCAAGCATCAAGCCAGGTACGCTGAGGATTGTTTTGTTTATCGGGGGAAGATTGGGAGCGCAATTGGCAGCCTATAAAAACAAAAGGACTTTTGCAGATGTATTACACCCATAAAAGTCCGTTAT belongs to Cellvibrio sp. pealriver and includes:
- the murB gene encoding UDP-N-acetylmuramate dehydrogenase, with the protein product MPLFLPHFNLQKFNTLAVPAFAAYFVSVKNTEELREALLFARTENLSLLLLGGGSNIVLQDDFPGLVVHIKHQGKEIVHEDDDHVWLQVAAGENWHQLVEYTLANALYGLENLSLIPGSVGAAPIQNIGAYGVEIKELLTELTALDIRSGLSVTFTNQSCQFGYRDSIFKGALKDRYVITAVTFKLNKRPQVRVEYPALRAALAHLTQTEITPELVSAAVIAIRTNKLPDPADTPNVGSFFKNPVISKIQHEELKLRYPGIVAYDAGEGQIKLAAGWLIDRAGWKGKEAAGAAVHKDQALVLTNPHKTSGQAVLELARLIKQSVFDQFGLWLEIEPRVYP
- the kdsB gene encoding 3-deoxy-manno-octulosonate cytidylyltransferase, encoding MSFYVVIPARYASTRLPAKPLKDIAGKPMIQHVYERACESDAAKVIIATDDARIESVAKRFGAHVCMTLATHNSGTDRLQEVAAQLGLGADDIVVNVQGDEPLIPSSVINQVAKNLAENRYASVATLSEPIHTLDDFRNPNIVKAVADQQGRALYFSRAPIPWPRDHFAQPETNTLPVGLPVQRHIGIYAYRVALLNRFITWPQAVLEKIESLEQLRVLANGEAIHIAEACAQVPGGVDTEADLLRVKALLENGE
- the lpxK gene encoding tetraacyldisaccharide 4'-kinase — its product is MRSQSSPDKQNNPQRTWLDAWYGGSRWTLWLLPLNWLFVLLAGLRRFMILRYQQKTLPTPVIVVGNISVGGTGKTPLIIALVRWLKQNGYTPGVISRGYGGKAPVYPYLLRPDSTASEAGDEPLAIFQQTNVSVVVGADRIASGKLLEDQGCDILLSDDGLQHYRLGRDIEIAVVDGLRGLGNGWRLPVGPLREPATRLKTVDWVVVNSPSENFELKSLDRASFFYVPMSIRPVELIELQTGKAIAPSTLPKRVNAVAGIGNPQRFCNTLQDMGFDPALHSFPDHHSFASEDLVFPNSLPVIMTEKDAVKCRDFAQANWFYLSVCAELPESFWSAFSQKLERVIGHKKSRSLLK
- a CDS encoding low molecular weight protein-tyrosine-phosphatase → MVKVLFVCLGNICRSPTADGILRELVKREKLDQQVQIDSAGTGDWHVGKAPDVRTIAAAKRRGYDLSFLRARQVLIKDFDEFDYILAMDAANLCALQALKPDHYAGYLGLFLDFGSSKQYREVPDPYYGGNDGFELVLDLVEEAAQGLLAHIRHNLHSS